DNA sequence from the Chitinophaga flava genome:
GAAATAACTTAGCCAGGCGCCTGCATATCCGCCACCCACTATCACCAGGTCGTACAGGATGCTATCATCTATTCCTTCCACCATACAGAAAATATTATCAGTTGGTCCTCACCGGTGTTGGTTACCTGGTGCGACTGATTCGATTCGAAGTAGAGCACATCTCCTGATGACACCGGCACTACTTCAGTACCATTGTAAATCACCTCTCCCTTTCCCTGTGAAACAAACCAGCACTCCCTTACTTCGTGTATGTCTAAAGGTGATTGCTGACCAGGATATACTTCGAAACGAGACGCTTTAAATGGCGCAATACGTTCATCGTTATTGATCAGATTCACTTCCCTTACTTCCATGATACCTGCTTCGACCTCGGGTTCCATAAAATCGAGCAGGATCTTAGATGATGTCTGAGACTGGGTTGTAGCCTGTGTTAAAGTGGCAGGCAGACAAGGCAGCAGGTCTTCATACGTCAGCACTTCAAAGAAGCGGGGCAAGGACGCATTCTTCACAACAGGCTCGATCGCCAAAAATCCCTCCAGTGAAGGTGCCCCGGCAGCAGACAAAGCTGTCCACAGCGCCTGGCTCATCTTCGGCATCACCGGATAAGCCAGTAGTGCAATACTTTTCAAAGCCCAGTAAGGCTGCTGCTTCCAGATGTTTTTATCAGTAAGGCGTTTCACCCAGCTATCAAATACAGTGAGGCTTTCAGCCAGTTGCTGCCGGGGAGGTTCCAGATAAGCGGATTGTGTTTCCAGCGCTGCCTCCAGCGCACGCAACAAACTATCCGATATAGGCTGCACTTCCGCTGGCTCCAGATAATGCCAGCATTTTTCTATCTGGTTGTTCAGGCGTTCAACCAGAAAATGATTATTGAGCGATATAAAATCCTGCACAAAAAAATCCTTCTCTTCAAACTCCGGATTGTTCTTTGTGAGATAGTATCTGACAGCATCTACAGATGCTTTGGTTTTATTAACAATATCTGCGGCCCATATGGCATGCAACCTGCTGGTAGAGAATTTCGAACCTTCCAATCTGTAAAAATGATTGGTCAGGAAATAATCGAAAGGCTTCAGTTCATCTGTAGCCAGACAACTCCCCAGCACGCCTGCAAACCAGGGAATAGTGCTGTCAATGCCAAAGCTGGCGATAGTGATCACATCCGAATCTTTGCTGAACGGATGCTGCCCTCCAGGATACAGCCCGCCGCAAACCCTTGACAGGGAAAGTAAACCGCTATAGGGGAAAACGACATTGTAGTTTTCTCCACGCCATATATCATCCTGCCATTTCACGCCCCACTTACCAGGATTAGTCAGCCTCACTTCATTGTTATAATGTGTCAGGTAACGCTGCACGATCTCCAGATTAATATCCGGTACGCCCATCTTTTGTATATGTGCAATCAGCGCTTCGGGTTGTGTTATCTTCAGAAAAAAAGAATCTACGGTCACTTCTTCCAGGTCTGTTTCTCCGGTAACAGCAGCAGGTTCCAGTACATCTTCCGGATTAAACTGCATCCCACAGGCTTCACACAGATAGCTACCGGCATCGCTGTGGCAATGCGGGCATTTGCCTTTCAGCCAGGTGCCCACGATATATTTATCAGCAGAAGGGCTGTATAATACTTTTTCAGTTCTCTTCACCACAGCACCTGCAGCAGTAATTTTCTCCAGGGTATCCCGGTAGGTATCGTCAACGGTAGTACGAAAAGTTTCTTCCAACGGATTAAAATAGTGGCTGCACTCCACCATCATGGCGGAGAGATCTTTTACGATCAGCTCATGAAAATCGTTGCACACCGTTTTCACCGGCAGGTGAGTCCGGAAAGATTTCATCAGGGTATACGATTCATACACATCCGATGCAGACATCACTTCAGCCTGATGGCCATTTCTGCGGTATAGCCTTGCCAGTATGTCCATTTTAAGAAACGGACCACCCATATGTCCGAGGTGTAATCTGCCATTGGGTGTAGGCATTGCAGGGATCAGTAAATATTTTCTCCTTACCTGTGGAGATCCAAATATGCGCATGAAACAAAATATTTTATCTGGTTCAATAGGGTATTCAGCAGTATTCATTGCTGGCCGGCCATGCAAACACAGAGCTCTCTTTCTTCAGTAGATACCGCTCTGTATTGAGCAGTGAGTTAACAATCTTGGCAGACCTCCAGGCATTCAGGCTCAGATTGGGATTGGGCACACCCCATATCCTTTTGTTACCGTTCTGAATAAATATTTTATGCCCCGCCGGGCCATCCCAGCGGATAGAGAAATCTTCGTTCATGGACACTATCTGATCACCATTCCTGAATTCACCCTGTATGTTTTTCATGAACGCCGGTATCTTATGTTGATAACCTGTAGCCAGAATAATAATATCAGCATCCAGCACGGTGACATCCTTTTGCATAGACACACAGGTAATCCGCCGGGAAGAGCCGTTCACCGCCACTTCCTTCACTTCCATACCCGGGCTCAGATGACACATGCGCGGCCTGTTCTCTATCACCTCCATCTCATACAGCTTATTATAAATGTTTTGCAGGGTATCCTGACTGATGCCGTCTGAGGTGAGTTTCTGATAGTCCAGTAACTTATCTTTTATATTCAGCGGCAGCTTAAAAAAGAACTCGCTGTACGCCGGCGTATACAATTCATTGGTGAAAGAAGTATCATCGATAGGCAGATAATTATATCTGCGCGTGATCCAGTTAATAGACAAAGGCCCGTCTCCACTGCTTTCATTCAGCAGGTTATTGACGATCTCAGCACCGCTTTGACCACCACCGATAACGGCTACACGCTTATTAGCTACAATATCTTTACGCTGCAGATATTCAGAAGAATGAAACACTTCATTGCTGAGATGTGTTTTCATAAAATCAGGGATATAGGGTACCAGCCCAACTCCCACCACCAGGTGCTTTGCGGCAAACATACCACTGGTAGAATTCAGCAAAAATCTATCTTGTAAAAATGTTACATCTACCACATCACAGCCGAAACGCAGGTTAGCCATTTTACTGATGGCCCAGTTGTAGTACTGGTTAAACTCCTTCCTCTTAATAGAAGGAAATCTTGTCATGGAATGCCTGTACAGACGTCCTTCTTCTTTCAGAAAATTCAGAAAAGAAAAAGGGTTGGTGGGGTCTACCAGGGTAACCAGATCTTTCAGGAAAGAAACCTGTAGTCCCGCTTCAGGCATCAGCATTCCATTGTGCCACGCGAAAGAAAACTTTTTATCAAGGAATAAAGAGCTGATCTCATTCTGTGGATACAATAAGGCAGACAAACTAAGATTTGATGGGCCAATACCCACGCCTAATACGTCATACACAAGCATAGGAAATTATTTTTACAGGTCAACATCTTCAGGGAACAAAATGTCTGACGCTTTGCAAATAAAAAATTGTAGGTTCTATGTTAACTGGGGGTCAATTACCTGATTCTAGCATATTTCTCTCCAATAGATTTAATACTGATTTTGGGAATAAACACTGCCAGGCATCTTCAAACATGTTGTCTCCAGCAGTATTCCTATTTATTGTTGGCAAAACTAACCTGTTATATACATGTTATCAATCACCTGTTTATCAGATGTGAGATAAAGTTATTGTGACTGTCTGCAGCATATTTGCGGTGAGCCACCAGCCCCCGTTTCCACGCAGTATTACTGCGGCGAAAAGCGCTGCTGAAACGGTTTTCAAGAAACAAAAAACAGTCTCTGTGCCATCATACGAGCAGCACACAAACTGTTAATTTATTAAATCATAACAGATTATAATTGTAGCAGAACTATGAATCGTGATTATATCATCTATATAATTTTTACGGGAAAAATCCGGTAAGATTTATAGCATAGTTTATTGGTTTTCCGGTATCAACTTTACAAATAGCAGCAATAATGGAATCAGGACATTATAATAAGGAAAGCTACAACGAATGACTGCAACCGGAATTATAACAGGAAAGAAACAGCCTGTATCTTCAAGCTGAGTATCGTTTTCAATTTTTACCGTACCATCCATAAAAACCACCGTAACACGACGGATATCCGCTGCTATCTTTGGGTCAGTAAATCAGTATAAACTATTGATATCATGGAACAAAGACACCCATTACCCCCGTTCACTGCAGCAACAGCACAACAAAAGGTACAGATGGCAGAAGACGCCTGGAATACCCAGGACCCGGTGAAAGTATCATTGGCCTATACCATAGACAGCGAATGGCGCAACCGCTCCTCCTTTATTAATGGCCGCGAAGAGATCGTACAATTCCTGACCGCCAAATGGGAAAAGGAACATGCCTATAAACTAAAAAAGGAGCTGTGGGCTTTTACAGACAACCGTATCGCCGTTCGTTTTGAATATGAGTACCATGACGATCATGGGCAATGGTTCCGGGCTTATGGCAATGAAAACTGGGAATTTGATGAAAACGGCTATATGCAAAAACGATATGCCAGCATCAACGATGTGCCCATACAGGAATCGGAGCGCAGGATATTGTAAAAGATATTGTAATGGGCCGTGCTAAAACCGGCCCATTACAATATACTGTATCTTTACCGCAGGATGCCCGCCAATCCGGGCATTCATATATAATGAAAAAGGAGTTTCCGGTTTACGATATATGCAAATTTTCTTATTCTCAGGAAGAAGACGTCATTGTAAAACGATTTGCGCCCTACCTCCAGGCCATGCGGAAGCTGCATTTCCCACACCGGCATGATTTCTACCATATTGTTTTTTTCACCAAAGGTGGCGGTACCCATTCGATCGATTTCGAGCAATTTACGATACGCCCTTATCATGTTTATTTCATGGCCCCCAGTCAGGTCCATGGCTGGAATTTTGAAGGAGAAACAGATGGTTATGTCATTAATTTTTCGGCTTCTTTTTTTAAATCCTTTCTATTAGATAGCCAGTATCTCGAACAGTTCCCATTTTTCAGCGGTAATGCCGCTCTTTCAGCAATAGATATCCCCGACCACTACCGCCAGCAGGCCATTGATATACTGGAAAAGGCCGTTAACGAGGCAGAGGACAC
Encoded proteins:
- a CDS encoding AraC family transcriptional regulator, encoding MKKEFPVYDICKFSYSQEEDVIVKRFAPYLQAMRKLHFPHRHDFYHIVFFTKGGGTHSIDFEQFTIRPYHVYFMAPSQVHGWNFEGETDGYVINFSASFFKSFLLDSQYLEQFPFFSGNAALSAIDIPDHYRQQAIDILEKAVNEAEDTGKYRTDTLRVLLLTFFLLMAKATHQDDTVKAATHHNYTVLRNFEKLIEKEYLQQRLPKYYAEILCITPGHLNNICQELLGTSAGDMIRNRIVLEAKRMLIHLDMTVTEIAYSLNFKDNSYFCKFFKNQTGLSPESFRKNI
- a CDS encoding class I tRNA ligase family protein; amino-acid sequence: MRIFGSPQVRRKYLLIPAMPTPNGRLHLGHMGGPFLKMDILARLYRRNGHQAEVMSASDVYESYTLMKSFRTHLPVKTVCNDFHELIVKDLSAMMVECSHYFNPLEETFRTTVDDTYRDTLEKITAAGAVVKRTEKVLYSPSADKYIVGTWLKGKCPHCHSDAGSYLCEACGMQFNPEDVLEPAAVTGETDLEEVTVDSFFLKITQPEALIAHIQKMGVPDINLEIVQRYLTHYNNEVRLTNPGKWGVKWQDDIWRGENYNVVFPYSGLLSLSRVCGGLYPGGQHPFSKDSDVITIASFGIDSTIPWFAGVLGSCLATDELKPFDYFLTNHFYRLEGSKFSTSRLHAIWAADIVNKTKASVDAVRYYLTKNNPEFEEKDFFVQDFISLNNHFLVERLNNQIEKCWHYLEPAEVQPISDSLLRALEAALETQSAYLEPPRQQLAESLTVFDSWVKRLTDKNIWKQQPYWALKSIALLAYPVMPKMSQALWTALSAAGAPSLEGFLAIEPVVKNASLPRFFEVLTYEDLLPCLPATLTQATTQSQTSSKILLDFMEPEVEAGIMEVREVNLINNDERIAPFKASRFEVYPGQQSPLDIHEVRECWFVSQGKGEVIYNGTEVVPVSSGDVLYFESNQSHQVTNTGEDQLIIFSVWWKE
- a CDS encoding lysine N(6)-hydroxylase/L-ornithine N(5)-oxygenase family protein, translated to MLVYDVLGVGIGPSNLSLSALLYPQNEISSLFLDKKFSFAWHNGMLMPEAGLQVSFLKDLVTLVDPTNPFSFLNFLKEEGRLYRHSMTRFPSIKRKEFNQYYNWAISKMANLRFGCDVVDVTFLQDRFLLNSTSGMFAAKHLVVGVGLVPYIPDFMKTHLSNEVFHSSEYLQRKDIVANKRVAVIGGGQSGAEIVNNLLNESSGDGPLSINWITRRYNYLPIDDTSFTNELYTPAYSEFFFKLPLNIKDKLLDYQKLTSDGISQDTLQNIYNKLYEMEVIENRPRMCHLSPGMEVKEVAVNGSSRRITCVSMQKDVTVLDADIIILATGYQHKIPAFMKNIQGEFRNGDQIVSMNEDFSIRWDGPAGHKIFIQNGNKRIWGVPNPNLSLNAWRSAKIVNSLLNTERYLLKKESSVFAWPASNEYC
- a CDS encoding nuclear transport factor 2 family protein; the protein is MEQRHPLPPFTAATAQQKVQMAEDAWNTQDPVKVSLAYTIDSEWRNRSSFINGREEIVQFLTAKWEKEHAYKLKKELWAFTDNRIAVRFEYEYHDDHGQWFRAYGNENWEFDENGYMQKRYASINDVPIQESERRIL